A segment of the Oncorhynchus tshawytscha isolate Ot180627B linkage group LG06, Otsh_v2.0, whole genome shotgun sequence genome:
ccgttatcttggttgtgtgcttagttgttgtcctgttggaaggtgaaccttcgccccagtcggaggtcctgagcactctggagcaggttttcatcaaggatctctctgtactttgctccgttcatctttccctcgatcctgactagtttcccagtccctgccgccaaaaacatcaccacagcatgatgatgccaccaccatggttcaccgtagggatggtaccagggtcctccaggtgtgacgcttggcattcaggcaaaatagttcaattttggtttcatcaaatcaaaaatcgaatcaaatttatttatatagcccttcgtacatcagctgatatctcaaagtgctgtacaaaaacccagcctaaaaccccaaacagcaagcaatgcaggtgtagaagcacggtggctacgaaaaacttcctagaaaggccaaaacctaggaagaaacctagagaggaaccaggctatgtgtggtggccagtccttttctggctgtgccgggtggatattataacagaacatggccaagatgttcataaatgaccagcatggtccaataatagtaaggcagaacagttgaaactggagcagcagcacggccagttggactggggacagcaaggagtcatcatgtcaggtagtcctgaggcatggtcctaggactcaggtcctccgagagagagagagaaagagagaaggagagaattagagagagcacacttaaatgcacacaggacaccgaataggacaggagaagtactccagatataacaaactgaccctagcccttgacacaaactactgcagcataaatactggaggctgagacaggaggggtcaggagacattgtggccccatccgaggacaccccctgacagggccaaacaggaaggatataaccccacccactttgcaaaagcacagcccccacaccactagagggatatcttcaaccaccaacttaccatcctgagaccaggctgagtatagcccacaaagatctccgccacggcacaacccaaggggggggggcgccaacacagacaggatgatcacatcagtgactcaacccactcaggtgacgcacccctcccagggacggtatgagagagccccagtaagccattGACtcggcccctgtaatagggttagaggcagagaatcccagtggaaagaggggaaccggccaggcagagacagcaagggtggttcattgctccagagcctttccgttcaccttcccactcctgggccagactacactcaatcatatgacccactgaagaggtgagtcttcagtaaagacttaaaggttgagaccgagtttgcgtctctgacatgggtaggcagacgttccataaaaatggagctctataggagaaagccctgcctccagctgtttgcttagaagttctagggacaattaggaggcctgcgtcttgtgaccgtaggtatgtacggcaggaccaaatcagagagatgggtaggagcaagcccatgtaatgctttgtaggttagcagtaaaaccttgaaatcagcccttgctttgacaggaagccagtgtagggaggctagcactggagtaatatgatcacatttttttggttctagtcaggattctagcagccgtatttagcactaactgaagtttatttagtgctttatccgggtagccggaaagtagagcattgcagtagtctaacctagaagtgacaaaaacatggattaatttttctgcatcatttttggacagaaagtttcagatttttgcaatgttacgtagatggaaaaaagctgtccttgaaatggtcttgatatgttcttcaaaagagagatcagggtccagagtaacgccgaggtccttcacagttttatttgagacgactgtacaaccattaagatgaattgtcagattcaacagaagatctttgtttcttgggacctagaacaagcatctctgttttgtccgagtttaaaagtagaaagtttgcagccatccacttccttatgtctgaaaacacatgcttctagcgagggcaattttggggcttcaccgtgtttcattgaaatgtacagctgtgtgtcatccgcatagcagtgaaagttaacattatgttttcgaatgacatccccaagaggtaaaatatatagtgaaaacaatagttgtcctaaaacggaaccttgaggaacaccgaaatttacagttgatttgtcagcggtcaaaccattcacagaaacaaactgatatctttctgacagataagatctaaaccaggccagaacttgtccgtgtagaccaatttgggtttccaatctctccaaaagaatgtggtgatcgatggtatcaaaagcagcactaaggtctaggagcatgaggacagatgcagagcctcggtctgatgccattaaaaggtcatttaccaccttcacaagtgcagtctcagtgctatgatggggtctaaaaccagactgaagcatttcgcatacatcttcaggaaggcagtgagttgctgcgcaacagccttttctaaattttttgagaggaatggaagattcgatataggctgatagttttttatattttctgggtcaaggtttggctttttcaagagaggctttatttctgccacttttagtgagtttggtacacatccggtggatagagagctgtttattatgttcaacataggagggccaagcacaagaagaagctctttcagtagtttagttggaatagcgtccagtatgcagcttgaaggtttagagggcatgattattttcatcattgtgtcaagagatataatactaaaacacttgagcgtctctcttgatcctaggtcctggcagagtcgtgcagactcaggacaactgagctttgaaggaatacgcagatttaaagaggagtccttaatttgctttctaataatcatgatcttttccccaaagaagttcatgaatttatcacttctaaagtgaaagccatcctctcttggggaatgctgctttttagttagctttgcgacagtatcaaaaaggaatttcggattgttcttatttttctcaattaagttagaaaaataggatcgagcagcagtaagggctcttcggtactgtctttccaagctagtcggaaaacttccagtttggtgtggcgccatttccgttccaattttctagAAGCttgctcgggtattttctgtgtaccagggagctagtttcttatgataaatgtttttagtttttaggggtgcaactgcatctagggtattgcgcaaggttaaattgatttcctcagttaggtggttaactgatttttgtcctctggcgtcctttggtagacagagggaatctggaaggacatcaaggaatctttgttgtgctataaattcacagacaacttttgatgttccttggttggggtctgagcagattatttgttgcaattgcaaacgtaataaaatggtggtccgatagtccaggattatgaggaaaaacattaagatccacaacatttattccatgggaaaaaactaggtccagagtatgactgtgacagtgagtgggtccagagacatgttggacaaaacccactgagtcgatgatggctccgaaagccttttggagtgggtctgtggacttttctatgtgaatattaaagtcaccaaaaattggaatattatctgctatgactacaaggtcatCAGACTACAGAATCTTgttacgtgccttttggcaaactccaagtgggctgttatgtgctttttactgaggagtggcttccatctggccactctaccataaaagcctgatttagtggagtgctgcagagatggttgtccttccggaaggtgctcccatctccacaggaactggagctctgtcggagtgaccatcgggttcctgatcacctccctgaccatggtcCTTCTCTCCCAATTTTACAGTTTGGCAGGACGGCTAGCTTTAGggagagtcttgttggttccaaatgtcttccatttcagaatgatggaggccactgtttttggggaccttcaatgctgcagaaatgttttcgtacccttcctcagatctttgcctcgaaacaatcctgtctcggagctctacggacaattccttcgacctcatgacttggttcttgctctgacatgcgctgtcaactgtgggaccttatatagacaggtatgtccCTTTCCAAATTGTGTTCAGTCAATTGAATGTAGAactggtggactccaagttgtagaaacatctcatggatgatcaatggatattggatgcacttgagctcaattttgagtctcatagcaaagggtctgaatacttatgtaaataaggtatttcagttatcgctttgtcattatggggtgttgggtgtagattgaggaaaacaaataattgtatcaattttagaataaggctgtaatgcaacaatgtgaaaagtcaaggggtctgaatactttccgactgcactgtgtatatacactgagtgtacaaaacattaaggacaccttccgaatattgagatgcacccccccccccttgcccttggaacagcctcaattagttgaggtatggactctacaaggtgtcgcaAGCATTCCTCAGGAATGCTGGCCCGTGTTGATTCCagtgcttcccatagttgtgtcaagttggctggttgtcctttgggtggtggaccattcatgaCGCACTTGGGAAACTGTTGCGCATGAAAAACCCAACAacgttgcaattcttgacactAGCCTGACATGTCAACTCTTTAGGCTTAaagatccttctttaacctgtctcttccactTCATGTAAACTGACTTTGTAAATTCTAACAAATTAccatcaataagggaccatatctttcacctgggcagtctgtcatggaaagatcaggtttccttaatgttttgtactctgtATATGTATTTTAATGCAAATCATAGCGTataaataaagagaaaacaatgcaTTAAAAAATCATACCTGTAATTATTTTTATGTGGTGAAAGTGCATAGCTTAAGCTTTATGGCCTGACCTGTACACTCCAAAtacaaatgcttttgggaacttgGGCAGAAAAAGTTAATGTTTCTCCGCTGAGGCAAAAAGGAGAATGTCGGAGTTTAATTCAATAACAGAAAAGCTGTGAAATGGAGAGCTGAACATCAATAGAAGGGAGGGCCAGAACACTAGCCAAATGTTTGGGATATATTTGGTGAAATGataagaggatgatagcagtgccgGCTAtgttgtgtgatgattgtgaggcacTATAGAAATTTGATAGCCCCAAGACAAGGACTTCAAAATGGCACATCAAAGGAACTTTAGTTTAGGCCTACTGTTCAGATTAGGTAAATTGAATTACATTGACTGgcggtctataacctctcacacagCCTAAAATAGGGGGCATCAACCCGtcaatctccaaggcattcccagtcgatcaccaaacatttctgtaaaaaacaacgataaagccttgcgttcattaacatttttttaaatcaatttcgCGCTTTTAGTGGAatgtgcacttgattcagcagccctatcACCGGGAATgtaaagtgttcccattttttatttttttatcataaTCATGTCTGAATGTAGAACTCCGCCTACCCGGCAGGCCCAAACAGCAAGTCAAGTGCACatataggcctaccgctggcgaaatcatatttttatttttatttcacctttacttaaccaggtaggctagtggttgagaacaagttctcatttacaactgcgacctggccaagatgaagcaaagcagctcgacacatacaacaacatggaataaacaaacacagtcaataatatagTAAAACAAGttcatatacagtgtgtgcaaatgaggtaagataagggaggtaaggtaataaataggccatggtggcgaagtaattacaatatagcaattaaacactggaatggtagatgtgcagaagatgaatatgcaagtagagatactgcggtgcaaaggagcaagaaataaataaatacagtatatggatgggctatttacagatgggctatgtacaggtgcaatgatctgtgagctgctctgacagctggtgcttaaagctagtgagggagatatgagtctccagcttcagtgatttttgcagttcattccagtcattggcagcagagaactgtaagggaaggcggccaaagaaggaattggctttggcggtgaccagtgagatatacctgctggagcgcgtgctgctttggtgaccagtgagctgagataaggcggggctttacctagcaaagacttgtagatgacctggagccagtgggtttggcgacgagtatgaagcgagggccagccaacgagtgcgtacaggtcacagtggtgggtagtatatggggctttgatgacaaaacggatggcactgcgatagactgcatccaatttgttgagtagagtgttggaggctattttgtaaattacatcaccgaagtctaggatcggtaggatgttcgagcgtatgtttggcagcatgagtgaaggctgctttgttgcgaaataagaagctgattctagatttaattttggatttgagatgcttaatgtgagtctggaaggagagtttagtctaaccagacacctaggtagttgttcacatattctaagtcagaaccgtacagagtagtgatgctggacgggcgggcagatgtgggcagcgatcggttgaagagcatgcatttagtttaacttgcatttaagagtagttagaggccacgaaaggagagttgtatggctaTATAGCTCAGATTACCTTATCTGCAGTTTCCTTGTgccatagactgtaaaaagaagcctcgagcgcacagcaaagttgatactgtgagatttcaaagcTTTTAGAACCATGAGCTGCAGTTAAGAtaagttattcagcactgtcaacactttaaTTTATAAGCCATAAAGTGCACATTCTCTGTACTTCAACTCATGCTACAACCAGCACTGTAGCTGAAATTAATGAGTAGCAAAGTGTTTCCATAAGCTTGCATTGTTATTGGTAGCGGCTTttgtcttttttaatatcaaggaatatgaCTTTCTTTAGTTTtataatttcaaaatggtctgagaaCAACATTGACAGGGCAATTCAAGTATAGTCattatgcagtgataatgtattgggccgatagcctactgcacaaacctcattgctataGAACTGTTTTTAATAGGTTCATGTTGCATAGCcttgtttttaaataaatattgGCTTTGATTTTGATTCAGAATTGATCTTGACACGAACCTTTTCTGTGACTACTGGCCTAAtatataatattaactcctgcagaattaagcctttcttacagtaaaataatacaccaaatgtacattttgacTTGGAAACAGgcctatgtaaaaaaaataaagacctGTAAAAACACTGTTGTGCATTTTCTATATTTACGGGTTACGGTTGGGTGCTGGCCTCAGGTTTTCACTTCATCACATAGTCGGGCGGTtgtggatgggttattagcaattgcgggcgGGTGAACAAGTGCAAAAACTGCATTCTTAACATCCCTCTTTTCCAACCGTTTATTCTTACAGAGTGACCACAGTGTTCACATGAACACGTTGCTGGAGAACAACCAGAGAAGATATTGTCACTGCCTTTCCTGTGGGATATGAATGACAGCTTGAGAATGTCACCTGAGATCATGATGTTTCACCAAATGATGGAACAAGCCCAGAACGCCAGCTGTGAAGCACTCGCCCACATCTGCAATAAGAGTGCAAGTAGAGACTCACTACAGCTGCCCACCTTCTCCACAGCAGCCAAAGTCCGAGTGATCATTACTTTTACTCTGTGTGCCATGTCAGCTGTCTGTAACCTCGCTGTGCTGTGGGCTGCCAATACTAACGGCAAGCGCAAGTCTCACGTTAGGATATTAATAATTAACCTGACTGTGGCAGACCTGCTGGTGACTTTCATAGTCATGCCTGTTGATGCTGTCTGGAATATCACAGTTCAGTGGCAGGCAGGAGACGTCGCCTGTAGGCTGCTGATGTTCATGAAACTTGTTGCCATGTACTCCTGTGCTTTTGTCACAGTGGTCATTAGCTTGGACCGCCAGTCTGCTATCCTCAACCCACTAGCCATCAATGAGGCCAAGAAGAGAAGCAAAATCATGTTGTCTGTGGCGTGGGCGATGAGTGTGATTCTGTCTGTTCCCCAGGTGAGGCTCTGGTTAAGAGGTTTCATGTTTTATCTCCTCAGCCTAATCTTAAGACACCACCACAAGGATACAACTATACTTCTGGTATACCCCAGTGATGTTAAATGTTTTAAGTAAAACATCAAATGACATAACCCTGCAGCAGCATTATAGCACATTACTGACTTAATTCACATTGTCAGGTTCACTTACCAAGAATAGAACATTTTGATTTTGACAGCAATTACAAATGTAGTAATGGGAAGCACTAAGAAAACTAAACGCTTTCCTGAAGGGAATTTCAGTACAGGTGTTGCAGTTAATCAATATTGTCCATGGTTTAACCTTTAAATGTGATTGATAACTGGTGAATAGGGCCATCATTTACTGATTCCTGATTATGACAGTAATTTTACATTTGGAGGCTCTGCAATGAAATCCATTAAACTACATAGGCTTTGAGAAATGGAATCACCGAAAGAAGCCCTTATCTGCAATTAATTTCAAGCATTCAACGTTTGCCTCTTCACCTTTGTGCAAATTCAGTGAAATGAGCAATTAAACATGGTATTAGTCACATTGCAGACTAGGCAGGATAAATTTCTGCTGCATGAAACACTAGTATGTTATGCAGTATATCACTTAAGCCAAGCAATAGATTTATGGTTAAAGACCATACTTTTTTTATTGTTAAAACAAACGTTTCCTTTGTTGTCATAGATGCTGATATTCCACAGCGTGACCATCACAGTCCCAGAAAAGTTTACCCAGTGCACTACCCGGGGGAGCTTTGTCCAACACTGGCAGGAAACCATGTATAACATGTTCACCTTTGCCTGTCTATTCCTGCTGCCGCTGATCATCATGATCGTCTGTTACACACGGATCCTGGTGGAGATATCCAGTCGTATGACCCATGGAAACAGTAGGTCAAATTACATATATTACCCTCAATTGTACTATTCCTGTGGCAGTAATGGTAGTTATTTCTAGGTGTAGTAGTATACAGTTGTTCATGAGGGGGTTACTAAGAGCACTGCATATTGATGATAAAGGTCATATAAACATATTGACAAATATGGTGTTGAGATTAGGAGAAAGTGTTTATTTCCTTGTTTCAGTGTCTTCTAAGGAGATACATCTCAGACGCTCCCACAACAACATTCCAAAAGCACGGATGAGGACTTTGAAAATGAGCATTGTTATCGTGACTTCCTTCATCGTCTGCTGGACCCCTTACTACCTGTTGGGACTGTGGTACTGGTTCTTCCCAGACGATATGGATGAGACGGTCTCTCATTCTTTGACTCATATGCTCTTTATTTTTGGCCTCTTCAATGCCTGTTTGGACCCAATAACTTACGGCCTGTTCACTATCCATTTCCGCCATGGCCTGAAGCGCTACTGTCAGAGTGCAGTCGTGCTCAGCCATGAGTCAGAGAACAACACTACCCTGACCGGCTCCTTCAGGTGCTCTTCCTTCCGCATGACACGGCTTACCCACCAAGGCCAGACCACCAACACCGGCCAGATGGCAGAGGAGGAACAGGGCAAGAAACCTTGCCGCTATAGCAACTACCTCACAGTTCACAGCAGTGGAGGTGACCCATGTCCGGCCAATCCTGAAAGCATGATATGAGGGATTAGAATAAATCCTACTTAAGAACATTGTTTTACCCTCATCTGTTGGCTGACAATGAATAACTTGAATACTTTTGTGCTGTAAGAAAGCACATTTTGCTTACATTTGCATTCAGCCAGACATGATTTTCACTTTAAGCCATAAGACACTTATCTGCATATTACTTCAAACAGTAGTACTCCCGTAGAGTGGTCTTTGGACTTGTCCTGGAAAAACATTTTTCATTCAATAGAGCTGTACAGACCAAAAATACCAGGAAAAACAATATATCCAATTTCCTCAAGATGTGCGAAGGAGGAAGCCTATAAATGAATTGCTCTTTCATCTTGCAGGCAGAAATTATATATGCACTGTAAAAAGTGGGATGACGCTGTTGTTCATCTGAAGTGCTTTTACTGATTGGAATGATTGAAAATTATGCTTTGGTTTGTTCAACCTATTCTATAAAATCTGcctgagaattttttttttgaaCAGATCAATTACGTTTTTAAAATTGAATGAAAGCTTCTAAATTGCTTTCAACACTGCATGCTCATTGAATAGTGGTGGGGGCAATGTAGCAGccgcagcctatcagaagagttGGAGGCGTGACTTATTGGGAAGTGACTTTCAGGTTGCTGTTTTTTTCCTTCCTGTGAGGGTGAATGTCATTCCAGTTAATGTGGTCTACTTTAGTCACTTGTACACTGCCAGCATATGTAATGATACTTGCTTAAGAGCATGTGATACTGAAAACCCTGGTAAGATTTGTATATGTTAAGGTAGACAATGTTTGTTTGCAATATTGTAGCTATAAAATGTGACTCTTTATGTAAAGAATGGTTGGAAAGGTTTTGAACaagcttttttatttatttacaggaAATGTATTTAATTGCTTGTAACCCAGTTTGAAGAAATGTGGATATGTAATTTAAAATATGAAAAATGGGCTGTATTTAGGCTACATGGAATATTAGtttgtatttgttatttattACTTTTAACCAAAGGGGACCAGTAAGTTGAGTGTTGAAATAAATAGGTTGAAACTTGAAATATAGTTTTGGtaataatcaaataaaacagTTGGCATTGAATCTACTGTAGTCGTTATTCAAACTTAGTCTTGTACACTGCCAGCATATGTAATGATACTGGCATAAGAGCATGTGATACTGGAATTGCTTAGTTTCATCAAATCTAGCATTTTTCAATTGAGAACCTAACCCATTTACTTGTAAATGTTGAAGTAATTTTTGGGGGTTGATCGAGTCATTTTAGACAGTGTGGACTTGGAACAAAACTGTAAATGTAGGAAAATTCAGTCTGACATCTAGATGCTCAACTTGTGGTTCATTGTACATAACAGCTTTTTGTGAATTATATGATCAAATGAATGTTGTGATGCAGTAAATATTGTAATCCAACCGTATAGCAAAGTGTGAATCTACCTTACAGAAATATGTATAGTTTTGTTTGGTTCTTTAGTAATGTGTTACTTATGAAAGTTATGTCCAGTGCCTCAGGGAAATCGCTGCATAGTGTATTGCATCGACATCAAACTGGAGACAACCAAACTGTaaaatgtgattggttggttggcTTGTCTCTAaaaatatattgtgtgtgtgtgttatacttatGGCCACATTCTGTACATGTTACAGTAGAAGACAAACAGATACAGGTACTTTAATGTTGAATTTACTGGGACCCAAACATGTTGCAGAAAACACCTGAAGACGCCCTTCGTTAACTTATATTCGGTTGTATGCTTTTCTCTTAAATGTTAGCTTGTGTTCAAAGAAATAAGTTAAGGGGATAGCTATATTTGTGTGCATGATTGCAATATTTGTATTTGTGTACATTATTTAAATAAAGTTGTTCATTGTATTAATGCATACTAAGCAATTCCTAAATTAATTGAAAGTAATTAACACAATCATATGTGAGCTTGGGGGTCGATTagttacatatcgcaatattatttggGACTCAAAGTATTGATTTCCCCCCCAGAAACATGCACTACCGTTCAATAACTTAGACGtttccttgttttgaaagaaacactttttttaaaataacatcaaattgatcagaaatacagtgtagacattgttaatgttgtaaatgactgctgtagctggaaacggcagatttatttttatggatatctacagaggccaattatcagcaaccatcactcctgtcttccaatggcatgttgaagtgactccgggatgctgctcttctaggcagagttgcaaagaaaaagccatatctgaCTGGCCaattaaaaataaatgatttaagatgGGGAAAATAACAGACATTggatagaggaactctgcctagaaggcgagcatcccggagttgcctcttcactgttgacgttgagactggtgtttttcaggtgctatttaatgaagctgccagttgaggacttgagacGTCGGTTTCTCAAAGACACTAAAGTACTTGTCATCTTGCACAGTTGTATCCcactctattctggttagagccagtttgcgctgttctgtgaagggagtagtacacagcattgtacgagaccttcagtttcttagcaatttctcgcatggaatagactgacgagtttcagaaaaaaggtctttgtttctggccattttgggcCTGTAATcgaaacccacaaatgctgatgctccagatactcaactagtctaaaaaaggcCAGTTTGATTGCTTCTAATCAGTAcaagagttttcagctgtgctaacaaaattgcaaaagggttttctaatgatcaattagccttttaaaattataaacttggattagctaacaccgtcctattggaacacaggagtgatggttgctgataatgggcctctgtacgcctatgtggatattccatgaaaaaatcagctgtttccagctacaatagtccttttcaacattaacaatgtctacactgtgtttctgatcgATTTGgacaaatggacaaaaaaatagattttctttcaaaaacaaggatatttctaaatgaccccaaacttgaaTGGtcgtgtccaaacgtttgactgatcCTGTACgtacacttactcattcaagggattttctttatagaataatagtgaagacaaaactaactcgtatggaatcatgtcgtaacccaaaaagtgttcaaggaaatcaaaatatgtttgagattcctcaaagtagccaccctttcccttgatgacagctttgcaccacccttgaatgagtaggtgtgtccaaacctttgactggtactttacacacacacacacacacactgagtgtacaaaacattaggaatacctgctctttccatgaccaagactgaccaggtgaatccagttgaaagctattATCCCTTTTTGATGTCACCTGGCAAATCCACTTCAatgagtgtagatgaaggggaggagacaagttttaaaaaatgttttaaagccttgactattcaaatcaaatttgattggtcacatacacatggttagcagatgttaatgtgagtgtagcgaaatgcttgtgacatttagacatggattgtgtatgtgtgccgttcagagggtaAATTGGCAAGGCAAAAGATTTGTGCATTTGAACTGGGTATGGAAgtcggtgccaggcgcactggtttgagtgtgtcaaactGCAACACTAaggggtttttcatgctcaacagtttcctgtgtgtgtcaaaAATGGTCCActacctaaaggacatccagccaacttgacacacctgtgggaagcattgaagtcaattTTGGTCACTGTCGCAGtggacaaa
Coding sequences within it:
- the gnrhr4 gene encoding gonadotropin releasing hormone receptor 4, whose amino-acid sequence is MNDSLRMSPEIMMFHQMMEQAQNASCEALAHICNKSASRDSLQLPTFSTAAKVRVIITFTLCAMSAVCNLAVLWAANTNGKRKSHVRILIINLTVADLLVTFIVMPVDAVWNITVQWQAGDVACRLLMFMKLVAMYSCAFVTVVISLDRQSAILNPLAINEAKKRSKIMLSVAWAMSVILSVPQMLIFHSVTITVPEKFTQCTTRGSFVQHWQETMYNMFTFACLFLLPLIIMIVCYTRILVEISSRMTHGNMSSKEIHLRRSHNNIPKARMRTLKMSIVIVTSFIVCWTPYYLLGLWYWFFPDDMDETVSHSLTHMLFIFGLFNACLDPITYGLFTIHFRHGLKRYCQSAVVLSHESENNTTLTGSFRCSSFRMTRLTHQGQTTNTGQMAEEEQGKKPCRYSNYLTVHSSGGDPCPANPESMI